The proteins below come from a single Pseudomonas chlororaphis genomic window:
- a CDS encoding monoamine oxidase, with the protein MAFTRRQMISRIAAIGGYSAAVGALDALGLTPQAVAAGFGPLQLGSSGKGKQVVVVGAGISGLVSAYELRKAGFAVTILEARERVGGRNWTLRRGSRVEFDDGISQTVDFDDGQFFNAGPARIPSHHQTILGYCRELGVELQVLVNSSRNALALPDARQPAFQLRQAVNDTRGQLSELLARTVSRKALDQDLSTEDRQALLNFLKVYGDLNADFKYTGSVRSGYTRIPGAGDQTGVTRTPLALQTLLNPKLWGALVFDEIPEFSSTMFQPVGGMDRIPQAFHERLKDVVRFHAEVSDIQTSEQGSRITYRDRQTGKSHTLNADYAIVTVPLPLLAKLPSNFTTPFKQAILSAQSDQANKVAWQSPRFWETDFNIFGGLSYLDHEVKGLWYPSDRLNSAEGILVAAYNTSETAQSFSSKSLAEQFASSRQAVELLHPGHSAKLQKPVAINWSKVPFSKGPWIVNDEVGEQAYRILNEPQGRTYLASDALAHGGVGIWQNTAADSARRIVSLIGRHAERQQAGLAA; encoded by the coding sequence ATGGCTTTCACCCGCAGGCAAATGATTTCCCGCATTGCCGCCATCGGTGGCTATAGCGCCGCAGTTGGCGCCCTCGACGCACTGGGCCTTACACCTCAGGCCGTCGCGGCGGGCTTTGGCCCGTTGCAATTGGGCAGCAGCGGCAAAGGCAAGCAGGTAGTGGTGGTTGGCGCCGGCATCTCCGGCCTGGTCAGCGCCTATGAGTTGCGCAAGGCCGGCTTCGCCGTGACGATCCTCGAAGCCCGCGAGCGAGTGGGCGGACGCAACTGGACCCTGCGTCGCGGCAGTCGGGTCGAGTTCGACGACGGTATCAGCCAGACCGTGGACTTCGATGACGGGCAGTTCTTCAACGCAGGCCCGGCGCGCATCCCCAGCCATCACCAGACGATCCTCGGCTACTGCCGCGAACTGGGCGTGGAGTTGCAAGTGCTGGTCAACAGCAGCCGCAACGCACTGGCCTTGCCGGACGCCCGCCAGCCGGCCTTCCAGCTGCGCCAAGCCGTCAACGATACGCGGGGGCAACTGTCCGAGCTGTTGGCGCGCACCGTCAGTCGCAAGGCCCTGGACCAGGACCTGAGCACCGAAGACCGCCAGGCGCTGCTGAATTTTCTCAAGGTCTATGGCGACCTCAATGCCGATTTCAAATACACAGGATCGGTGCGCTCGGGCTACACCCGCATCCCCGGCGCCGGCGATCAAACCGGCGTCACCCGCACACCCCTCGCGTTGCAGACGCTGCTCAACCCCAAGCTCTGGGGCGCACTGGTGTTCGATGAGATTCCCGAATTTTCTTCCACCATGTTCCAACCGGTCGGTGGCATGGACCGGATTCCCCAGGCGTTCCATGAGCGACTCAAGGACGTGGTGCGTTTTCATGCCGAAGTCAGCGACATCCAGACGTCGGAGCAAGGCAGTCGCATCACCTACCGCGACCGGCAGACGGGCAAGTCCCACACCCTGAACGCCGACTACGCCATCGTCACCGTGCCCCTGCCGCTGCTGGCCAAGCTGCCGAGCAATTTCACCACGCCCTTCAAGCAAGCGATCCTCAGCGCGCAAAGCGACCAGGCGAACAAGGTCGCGTGGCAGTCGCCGCGCTTCTGGGAAACCGACTTCAACATCTTTGGCGGGCTGTCTTACCTGGATCATGAAGTCAAAGGCCTGTGGTACCCCAGCGATCGCCTGAACAGCGCCGAAGGCATCCTGGTGGCCGCCTACAACACCAGTGAAACGGCGCAGTCCTTCAGCAGCAAATCCCTCGCCGAGCAGTTCGCCTCCTCAAGGCAGGCCGTCGAACTGCTGCACCCCGGCCACAGCGCCAAGTTGCAAAAACCGGTCGCCATCAACTGGTCGAAGGTGCCCTTCAGCAAAGGCCCGTGGATCGTCAACGACGAAGTGGGCGAGCAGGCCTACCGGATCCTCAACGAACCCCAGGGCCGCACCTACCTGGCCAGCGATGCCCTCGCCCACGGCGGCGTCGGCATCTGGCAGAACACCGCCGCCGACTCGGCGCGCCGCATCGTGTCGCTGATCGGCCGCCACGCCGAGCGCCAGCAAGCCGGCCTAGCCGCCTGA
- a CDS encoding endoribonuclease L-PSP, which produces MKTTPLLTGLLMTATAFASQADDIKRIALPNSNFPISLAVSVPAQTDLLFVSGLLADLHDPSAPKNSFAAYGDTATQTTSILNKLKGVLQAQGLDLADVVQLRVFLVGDPAKGGQLDFAGLQQGYTPFFGSAEQPNKPARTAVQVVALPLPGGLVEIEAVAARKK; this is translated from the coding sequence ATGAAAACCACCCCGTTACTTACAGGACTTCTCATGACCGCCACCGCCTTCGCCAGCCAGGCCGACGACATCAAGCGCATCGCCCTGCCCAACTCCAACTTCCCGATTTCCCTGGCGGTGTCGGTGCCGGCACAAACCGACCTGCTGTTTGTCAGCGGCCTGCTCGCCGACCTGCACGATCCGAGCGCGCCCAAGAATTCCTTCGCCGCCTATGGCGACACAGCGACCCAGACCACATCGATCCTCAACAAACTCAAGGGTGTGCTGCAAGCCCAAGGCCTGGACCTGGCGGACGTGGTGCAACTGCGGGTGTTCCTGGTGGGCGATCCGGCCAAGGGCGGCCAACTGGATTTCGCCGGATTGCAGCAAGGCTATACGCCGTTCTTCGGCAGCGCCGAACAACCGAACAAGCCGGCACGCACCGCCGTGCAAGTCGTCGCGCTGCCGTTGCCCGGCGGCCTGGTGGAAATCGAAGCCGTCGCCGCTCGCAAGAAGTGA
- a CDS encoding ligand-gated channel has translation MPNRQRHLAAPAYRPLLLPLSFACGLASFNLEAAESGASTLDTVVVTGNRGTVERTVTSSPTPIDVVTGAQLQAVGKPSLLEALSKFIPSFNLPDRAGWDASGVVRSATLRGLTASHVLVLVNGKRRHTSATLNINGINSGAAPSDLDLIPVASIDHIEVLRDGAAAQYGSDAISGVINIILKQTTGGGSDTTLGQGYDGKRGTAQQALNYGFQVGEAGVLNVSFDTRYQERDNKAGSNGYSNHYYPQADGSPDPREAGASHHTYKGYGLPRSQLADVGYNLDLPLSDDVTLYSFSTLATRENNDGQNFRLPNGRNTITTGPNGYPDGYSPYWLVNETDFQSAFGAKGERAAGWAWDLSSTYGRNYAKQRTYNNQNPSLGENTPNKFTSGIYIADQLTSNLDLKNSYEIGLAKPLDVAFGFEHRRESYETRAGSEASYIDGGYVFPAGHPRAGERPDPGAQVTNGITPEDAQKVSRNSVASYIDLGFYPTEQWYVGLAARYEHYNEGIGATRSGKLSTRYEFNPVFSVRGTISNGFRAPSLANQIFTARSTGFDTINGVYQPYNYVILPVDSAGAQALGAEALKPERSTNFSLGFALTPSEDLSLTVDGYVINLRDRLVLSERFQGPGIAALLDGIGVPATAGAQYFTNGANTRTSGVDVVGNYRQNLERYGSVRWTAALNYNHTKILSVAETPSQLTALGSNFELMGRQSRALITKTSPSSKMIFSADWAINDFDVNLRLTRYGTYTEVNSSSDPSLDRRYSAKWITDLDVAYAINKQLTVALGAQNLFDKYPDHIGVSNASFGDNWGSYSPFGFTGGYYYTRLQYAF, from the coding sequence ATGCCTAACCGCCAAAGACACCTCGCCGCGCCCGCTTATCGCCCGTTGCTGCTGCCGCTGTCATTTGCCTGTGGCCTTGCCTCTTTCAACCTTGAGGCCGCCGAAAGCGGCGCGTCCACTCTCGATACCGTGGTGGTCACCGGCAACAGGGGCACCGTCGAACGCACCGTGACCAGCAGCCCGACGCCCATCGATGTGGTGACCGGCGCGCAACTGCAAGCGGTGGGCAAGCCAAGCCTGCTGGAGGCGCTGAGCAAATTCATTCCCTCCTTCAACCTGCCCGACCGCGCCGGCTGGGATGCCAGCGGCGTGGTTCGCTCAGCCACCCTGCGCGGCCTGACGGCGTCCCACGTGCTGGTGCTGGTCAACGGCAAGCGCCGGCACACCAGCGCGACACTGAACATCAACGGTATCAACAGCGGTGCCGCGCCCAGCGACCTGGACCTGATCCCGGTGGCGTCCATCGACCATATCGAAGTGCTTCGCGACGGCGCGGCGGCGCAGTACGGCTCGGATGCCATTTCCGGGGTGATCAATATCATCCTCAAGCAGACCACCGGCGGCGGTTCCGACACCACTCTTGGCCAGGGCTACGACGGCAAGCGCGGGACCGCGCAGCAAGCGCTCAACTATGGATTCCAAGTGGGCGAAGCCGGCGTGCTCAACGTCTCATTCGACACACGCTACCAGGAGCGCGACAACAAGGCCGGCAGCAACGGCTACAGCAACCATTACTACCCGCAAGCCGACGGCTCGCCCGACCCACGCGAGGCCGGCGCAAGCCACCACACCTACAAGGGCTACGGATTGCCCCGCAGCCAACTGGCCGATGTCGGCTACAACCTCGACCTGCCGCTGAGCGACGACGTGACGCTTTACTCGTTCTCCACCCTGGCCACCCGGGAAAACAACGACGGGCAAAACTTTCGCCTGCCCAACGGGCGCAACACCATTACCACCGGGCCCAATGGCTACCCCGATGGCTACAGCCCTTATTGGCTGGTGAACGAAACCGACTTCCAGTCCGCGTTCGGTGCCAAGGGTGAAAGAGCCGCCGGCTGGGCATGGGACCTGAGCAGCACCTACGGACGCAACTACGCCAAGCAACGCACCTACAACAACCAGAACCCGTCGCTGGGGGAAAACACGCCGAACAAATTCACGTCGGGCATCTACATCGCCGACCAGTTGACCAGCAACCTGGACCTGAAGAACAGTTATGAAATCGGCCTGGCGAAACCGCTGGATGTCGCCTTCGGCTTCGAACACCGACGCGAAAGCTACGAGACACGCGCCGGCTCCGAAGCCTCCTACATCGACGGCGGCTACGTGTTCCCGGCCGGCCATCCACGCGCCGGGGAGCGGCCCGATCCGGGTGCCCAGGTCACCAACGGCATCACGCCCGAGGACGCGCAGAAAGTCAGCCGCAACAGCGTCGCCAGCTACATCGACCTGGGTTTTTATCCCACCGAACAGTGGTACGTGGGGCTTGCCGCACGCTACGAGCACTACAACGAAGGCATCGGCGCGACCCGCAGCGGCAAGCTGAGCACCCGCTACGAGTTCAACCCGGTGTTCTCGGTCCGCGGCACCATCAGTAACGGCTTTCGCGCCCCTTCGCTGGCCAACCAGATCTTCACCGCCCGCTCCACCGGCTTCGACACCATCAATGGCGTCTACCAGCCCTACAACTATGTGATCCTGCCTGTGGATTCGGCGGGTGCCCAGGCGCTGGGAGCCGAGGCGTTGAAACCCGAACGCTCGACCAATTTCAGCCTCGGTTTCGCCCTGACACCCAGCGAGGACCTGAGCCTGACGGTGGACGGCTACGTGATCAACCTGCGCGATCGCCTGGTCCTGAGCGAACGCTTCCAGGGCCCGGGAATCGCCGCCCTGCTCGACGGCATTGGCGTGCCGGCGACCGCGGGCGCGCAGTACTTCACCAACGGTGCCAACACCCGCACGTCCGGGGTCGATGTGGTCGGCAACTACCGACAGAACCTGGAGCGTTATGGCTCGGTGCGCTGGACCGCGGCGCTGAACTACAACCACACGAAGATCCTCAGCGTCGCCGAAACACCTTCGCAACTGACCGCCCTGGGCAGCAATTTCGAATTGATGGGGCGCCAGTCGCGGGCCCTCATCACCAAGACCTCCCCCAGCAGCAAAATGATTTTCTCCGCCGACTGGGCAATCAACGACTTCGATGTCAACTTGCGCCTGACCCGCTACGGCACGTACACCGAGGTCAACAGCTCAAGCGACCCGAGCCTGGACCGCCGCTATAGCGCCAAATGGATCACTGATCTGGACGTGGCTTATGCAATCAACAAGCAACTGACCGTCGCCCTCGGGGCACAGAACCTGTTCGACAAATACCCCGATCATATTGGCGTCAGTAACGCTTCGTTCGGCGACAACTGGGGCAGCTACTCCCCTTTCGGCTTCACCGGCGGCTATTACTACACCCGCCTCCAGTACGCTTTTTGA
- a CDS encoding 2,4-diacetylphloroglucinol biosynthesis protein: MSLYPEQIHRMTTASMLREWREHGGKYRLEGSRCQDCEEIFFPRRTVCGACNSMNVQPYRCARTGTIQVSAHAENPILAAMGYGETVPRFMAMVRLDDGLVIASEIVDVVDPRQVVSGAPVRMVVRKHVRESNLAWQYAYKFVLVK; the protein is encoded by the coding sequence ATGTCCCTGTACCCAGAACAAATCCACCGCATGACCACCGCCAGCATGTTGCGCGAATGGCGCGAGCACGGCGGCAAGTACCGTCTCGAAGGCAGCCGTTGCCAGGATTGCGAGGAGATTTTCTTTCCTCGGCGAACCGTATGCGGCGCCTGCAACTCGATGAACGTGCAGCCGTACCGCTGCGCGCGCACCGGCACGATCCAGGTCAGTGCCCATGCTGAAAACCCCATCCTCGCCGCCATGGGCTATGGGGAAACCGTACCGCGTTTCATGGCGATGGTGCGCCTGGATGACGGCCTGGTGATTGCGTCGGAAATCGTCGACGTGGTCGACCCACGACAGGTTGTCAGCGGCGCGCCTGTCCGCATGGTAGTTCGTAAACATGTCCGAGAAAGTAACTTGGCTTGGCAATATGCCTATAAGTTCGTACTGGTGAAATAA
- a CDS encoding 2,4-diacetylphloroglucinol hydrolase produces MEARVMTPFTYFSLPMQKQFLVNQKAVQGKPYADFFRSQINVPLSAVEKIQQGPMPLSDTLTPSIEDLNRMLAADFVSEEAGYALLPGPMAYVQSRKFFPGCTAQMLKWWFMWHPLEAERYTLWFPYAHVENPCVHHERLVDDSLSFEDSLYGNTFCACEYVGDRLMHLHIHFRDPCELGFCPDMYRESKIDGSVSALMSLADQPQVPVSLMVHLFKECPEGLYLTSRYWVGSHPAMQRFPGADQAAQLLEKNGFGEAELETLAYEFAVHDLCEFNHLASILPSLHAQFSGAA; encoded by the coding sequence ATGGAAGCGCGCGTAATGACACCTTTCACCTACTTCTCATTGCCCATGCAGAAGCAGTTCCTGGTCAATCAGAAAGCCGTTCAGGGTAAGCCCTACGCCGACTTTTTCCGTTCGCAGATCAACGTACCGCTCAGTGCCGTCGAGAAAATCCAACAAGGACCGATGCCTTTGTCCGACACGCTGACGCCCAGCATCGAAGACCTCAATCGCATGCTGGCGGCGGACTTTGTCAGCGAGGAGGCTGGATACGCCCTGTTGCCCGGCCCGATGGCCTACGTGCAAAGCCGCAAATTCTTCCCCGGTTGCACGGCGCAGATGCTCAAGTGGTGGTTCATGTGGCACCCGCTCGAAGCCGAGCGCTACACCTTGTGGTTTCCCTATGCGCATGTTGAAAATCCCTGCGTGCATCATGAGCGGCTGGTCGACGACAGCTTGAGCTTCGAAGACAGCCTGTATGGAAACACCTTCTGCGCCTGCGAATATGTCGGCGATCGCCTCATGCACCTGCATATTCATTTCAGAGATCCCTGTGAACTGGGTTTCTGCCCGGACATGTACCGTGAATCGAAAATCGATGGCAGCGTCAGCGCTCTGATGAGCCTGGCGGACCAGCCGCAAGTGCCTGTCTCGCTGATGGTCCACCTGTTCAAGGAATGCCCCGAAGGCTTGTACCTGACCAGCCGTTACTGGGTCGGCAGCCACCCAGCCATGCAGCGTTTTCCAGGCGCCGATCAAGCCGCGCAGTTGCTGGAAAAAAACGGCTTTGGCGAAGCTGAACTGGAAACGCTGGCTTATGAATTCGCTGTGCATGATTTGTGTGAGTTCAACCACCTGGCCAGCATCCTGCCAAGCCTTCATGCACAGTTCAGTGGCGCCGCGTAA
- a CDS encoding 2,4-diacetylphloroglucinol biosynthesis protein — protein sequence MCARRVAIVSAAYTPKPGSSRVRQTFKEMIVESAYQALNAIKMHPRELQAVAYGYHGEGISEYGGLGPTISDALGISPAPTFMSTANCTSSSVSFQMAHQMVASGEYDIVLCGGFEKMTDHFNYAEYIGSSTECEYDYFLGISHTDAFALATAEYFEKFGYAGREADVLATFGRQMRIYAHNTPTATRFGVPIPSLETLKNSEACGSMLAWGEASGCAILVAEHLAHHYTSQPVFIRGCAYTGVSHYFGTRYHNPTLKHAGLPKDVGMAVSANSIACAEIAYKKAGITAKDIDVAQVYDLLGAGLIQMESMGVCGPGQAGDFVLEGGIALDGQLPLNTDGGNIGRGHASGCDGILHITELFRQLRGESNNQVKNARIGVSQNLGGYAAHNSVIVLSND from the coding sequence ATGTGCGCACGACGCGTTGCTATCGTTTCGGCTGCCTATACCCCCAAGCCCGGCAGCTCCCGAGTTCGTCAGACCTTTAAAGAGATGATCGTCGAGTCCGCCTACCAGGCACTCAACGCCATCAAGATGCATCCCCGCGAGCTTCAGGCGGTCGCCTATGGCTACCACGGTGAAGGCATTTCCGAGTACGGCGGCCTGGGCCCGACCATCTCCGATGCCCTGGGCATCAGCCCTGCCCCGACGTTCATGAGCACTGCCAACTGCACCAGCAGTTCGGTGTCCTTCCAGATGGCCCACCAGATGGTCGCCTCAGGTGAATACGACATCGTCCTGTGCGGCGGCTTTGAAAAAATGACCGATCACTTCAACTACGCCGAATACATCGGCTCCAGTACGGAGTGTGAGTACGATTACTTCCTGGGGATTTCACACACCGACGCCTTCGCCCTGGCGACGGCCGAATACTTTGAAAAATTCGGCTATGCGGGACGTGAAGCGGATGTCCTGGCCACGTTTGGTCGGCAGATGCGCATCTATGCCCACAACACCCCCACCGCGACCCGCTTTGGCGTGCCGATTCCGTCCCTGGAAACCCTCAAGAACAGCGAGGCCTGCGGCTCGATGCTGGCCTGGGGCGAGGCCAGTGGTTGCGCGATCCTGGTGGCCGAACACCTGGCGCATCACTACACGAGCCAACCGGTGTTCATCCGTGGCTGCGCCTACACCGGCGTGTCGCATTACTTCGGGACGCGTTATCACAACCCGACCCTGAAACACGCGGGCCTGCCGAAAGACGTGGGCATGGCGGTTTCCGCCAACTCCATTGCCTGTGCCGAAATCGCGTACAAAAAAGCCGGCATCACCGCCAAAGACATTGACGTGGCACAGGTCTACGACTTGCTGGGGGCGGGCCTGATCCAGATGGAATCGATGGGTGTCTGCGGCCCGGGCCAGGCCGGTGACTTTGTCTTGGAAGGCGGTATCGCCCTCGACGGGCAACTGCCGTTGAACACCGATGGCGGCAATATCGGGCGCGGTCACGCTTCCGGTTGCGACGGCATCCTGCACATTACCGAACTGTTCCGACAGCTTCGTGGCGAGTCCAACAACCAGGTCAAGAACGCGCGCATTGGCGTCTCGCAAAACCTGGGCGGTTACGCCGCGCATAACAGCGTCATTGTGCTTTCCAACGATTAA
- a CDS encoding transcriptional regulator has translation MARKPSRSSIGSLRSPHTHKAIIISAIETLKECGYSGLSIEAVARRAGASKPTIYRWWGNKAALIAEVYESESEQIRKEPDKGSFKENLNFLLLNLWKVWRETICGEAFRCVIAEAQLDPTTLPKLKDEFMERRRELPRKLVENAIQQGELPKDTSRELLLDMIFGFCWYRLLTEQLEVEGDINEFTTLLMNGVLRTTSAAV, from the coding sequence ATGGCCCGTAAACCGTCTCGGAGCTCCATTGGCTCATTGAGGAGCCCACACACGCACAAAGCGATCATCATCTCTGCCATAGAAACCCTCAAGGAGTGCGGTTATTCAGGGTTGAGCATCGAGGCTGTGGCTCGGCGCGCCGGAGCGAGCAAGCCGACAATCTATCGATGGTGGGGCAACAAGGCGGCGTTGATAGCCGAGGTCTACGAGAGCGAAAGCGAGCAGATTCGCAAGGAGCCGGATAAAGGTTCCTTCAAGGAAAACCTTAATTTTCTGTTGCTCAATCTCTGGAAGGTCTGGCGGGAAACGATTTGCGGGGAAGCCTTTCGATGTGTCATCGCTGAAGCCCAGCTCGACCCCACGACGCTGCCCAAACTTAAAGATGAATTCATGGAACGGCGTAGGGAATTGCCTCGCAAGCTGGTGGAAAACGCCATTCAACAAGGGGAGCTGCCCAAGGACACGTCCCGTGAATTGCTGTTGGACATGATCTTCGGGTTCTGCTGGTACAGGTTGTTGACCGAGCAGTTGGAAGTAGAGGGGGATATCAACGAGTTCACGACTTTACTGATGAACGGTGTGTTGCGGACCACTTCGGCGGCGGTTTAA
- a CDS encoding ABC transporter substrate-binding protein: MSNPLSKCAVIRRRTSLASLVVALAVSTLALPAQAQETLRIGYQKSSTLITLLKTQGTLDKALAEANIEVSWHEFPSGLPLLEALNVGNVDISADVADTVPVFAQAAQAKLTYFAQEAPSPSAQAIVVAKDSPLQQLADLKGKKVAVTKAAGAHYLLIAALDKAGLKFSDIQPAYLSPADGRAAFENRKVDAWVTWEPFLSGVQRQLPTRTLTDGSGLASYKRYYLTSTRYAQAHPQVLKVVYGQLQEAGNWIKNHPRDAAQVLSPLWGNLDVETVEAANAHRSYQVQPVKADQLDEQQKIADAFFAAGLLPRSVDARDVGIWAE; the protein is encoded by the coding sequence ATGTCAAACCCCCTCAGCAAATGCGCCGTGATACGGCGCCGCACCTCCCTGGCCAGCCTGGTCGTTGCGCTGGCCGTGTCCACTCTCGCGCTACCGGCCCAGGCTCAGGAAACCCTGCGCATCGGCTACCAGAAATCGTCGACCCTGATCACGCTGCTGAAAACCCAGGGCACGCTGGACAAAGCCCTCGCCGAAGCGAATATCGAAGTCAGCTGGCATGAGTTCCCCAGCGGCCTGCCCTTGTTGGAAGCGTTGAATGTCGGCAATGTCGACATCAGCGCTGACGTGGCCGATACCGTGCCTGTATTCGCCCAGGCGGCGCAGGCCAAGCTGACCTATTTTGCGCAGGAAGCCCCTTCGCCTTCGGCCCAGGCCATCGTTGTCGCCAAGGATTCGCCCTTGCAGCAACTGGCGGACCTGAAGGGCAAGAAAGTCGCCGTCACCAAGGCCGCTGGAGCCCACTACCTGTTGATCGCGGCTCTGGACAAGGCAGGCCTGAAATTCTCGGACATCCAACCGGCCTACCTGTCCCCCGCCGACGGTCGGGCAGCCTTCGAGAATCGAAAAGTCGATGCCTGGGTCACCTGGGAACCGTTCCTCAGTGGCGTGCAACGACAGTTGCCCACCCGAACCCTGACCGACGGCAGTGGGCTGGCCAGCTACAAGCGCTACTACCTGACCAGCACCCGCTATGCCCAGGCGCACCCGCAAGTGCTCAAGGTGGTCTACGGGCAATTGCAGGAGGCCGGCAACTGGATCAAGAATCACCCGCGCGACGCAGCGCAGGTCCTGAGCCCGTTGTGGGGCAATCTCGATGTGGAAACGGTCGAAGCGGCCAATGCTCATCGCAGCTATCAGGTTCAACCGGTGAAAGCCGACCAACTGGATGAGCAGCAGAAAATCGCCGATGCTTTTTTTGCCGCGGGGCTGTTGCCCCGATCGGTGGATGCTCGTGATGTGGGGATCTGGGCAGAGTAA
- a CDS encoding 2,4-diacetylphloroglucinol biosynthesis protein yields the protein MNKVGIVSYGAGIPVCRLKVEDVIHVWKNTDLSLVTNQLGVIERAVLQPDEDVITLGVLAAQRALDKAPLSHLDALYLGTCTNPYDSRASASVILEMLGCGYDAFCADVQFAGKSGTSALQIAYALVASGMSGNALAIGADTINRNTAPGDLTESYAGAGAAALLLGTENVIAQFDASFSCAADIADNIRPQGDRYIRSGMGLGSDKNSIGLEEQTHRAASGLMTKMKRQAGDFDYVVFQQNLVSTPFSLGKGLGFTTAQIEPGIYAQSVGDTGAASPLLGLVNILDRARPGEKILMVSYGFGAGSDAIALTVTPAIEAYQKTNVPLRTLLEDKYYVDYGTSIKYEFKYLRPDYALTAYL from the coding sequence GTGAATAAAGTAGGAATTGTGAGCTATGGCGCAGGCATTCCGGTGTGCCGTCTCAAAGTGGAGGATGTGATCCACGTATGGAAGAACACTGACCTGAGCCTGGTCACAAACCAGCTCGGTGTCATTGAAAGAGCCGTCCTTCAACCCGACGAAGATGTCATCACCCTCGGCGTACTCGCCGCTCAACGCGCGCTGGACAAAGCGCCCCTCTCCCACCTGGATGCCCTTTACCTCGGCACATGCACCAACCCGTATGACTCTCGCGCATCCGCGTCGGTCATCCTGGAAATGCTCGGCTGCGGCTACGACGCCTTCTGCGCAGACGTACAGTTTGCCGGCAAGTCGGGCACCAGCGCCCTTCAAATCGCCTACGCCCTGGTGGCTTCGGGCATGAGCGGCAACGCCTTGGCCATTGGCGCCGACACGATCAACCGCAACACCGCCCCCGGCGACCTGACAGAGTCCTATGCCGGAGCAGGAGCGGCCGCCTTGCTGCTGGGCACTGAAAACGTGATCGCGCAATTCGACGCCAGCTTTTCCTGCGCGGCGGATATCGCGGACAACATTCGTCCCCAGGGTGATCGTTACATCCGTTCCGGGATGGGATTGGGCTCCGACAAAAACAGCATCGGCCTGGAAGAGCAGACCCACCGCGCCGCATCGGGCCTGATGACCAAGATGAAGCGGCAGGCCGGCGATTTCGACTACGTCGTCTTCCAGCAGAACCTGGTGTCGACGCCCTTCTCCCTCGGCAAGGGCCTGGGCTTCACGACAGCGCAGATCGAGCCGGGCATCTATGCCCAGAGTGTTGGCGATACCGGCGCGGCGAGCCCTTTGCTGGGCCTGGTGAACATACTGGATCGAGCGCGACCCGGTGAGAAGATCCTCATGGTGTCCTACGGATTTGGCGCGGGTAGCGATGCGATTGCCTTGACGGTGACGCCTGCCATCGAAGCCTACCAAAAGACCAACGTCCCGCTGCGCACGCTGCTGGAGGATAAGTATTACGTGGATTACGGGACGTCGATCAAGTACGAATTCAAGTACTTGCGACCTGACTATGCCCTGACTGCCTACCTCTGA
- a CDS encoding 2,4-diacetylphloroglucinol biosynthesis protein: MDNASGKPSVARASRLDGRATRLQILEKAGELFAEQGLANTTSKQICEHSQANSAAVNYHFVNKEGLYRAVLLEAHARFLQMQTLVSLSEQPGSPQDKLRALIILLVERIHNHPDGWALKVLTRELLSPSPEFEAVLREQSFPKAHILRSLLGQIMNLPADHPTTLRSAISVFAPCLFLLIAHQPLTRHVLQGLSIEPQGLIEHMVSYALGGLQAVADTAHEAPNE, from the coding sequence ATGGACAATGCTTCTGGCAAGCCTTCCGTCGCCCGCGCTTCGCGACTCGACGGGCGGGCAACGCGGCTGCAGATTCTGGAGAAAGCCGGCGAGTTGTTCGCCGAACAGGGCCTGGCCAACACCACCAGTAAACAGATTTGCGAGCATTCGCAGGCCAACAGCGCGGCCGTGAATTATCACTTCGTCAACAAGGAAGGCTTGTACCGGGCCGTATTGCTCGAAGCCCATGCTCGATTCCTGCAGATGCAAACGCTGGTTTCGCTCAGCGAGCAACCGGGTTCGCCACAGGACAAGTTGCGCGCACTCATCATCCTGCTCGTCGAGCGCATCCACAATCATCCGGATGGTTGGGCCTTGAAAGTGCTGACGCGCGAACTGCTTTCGCCTTCCCCCGAGTTCGAGGCGGTCCTTAGGGAGCAGTCCTTTCCCAAGGCGCACATACTGCGCAGCCTGCTGGGGCAAATCATGAACCTGCCGGCCGATCATCCCACCACGCTGCGCAGCGCGATCAGCGTCTTCGCGCCGTGTCTGTTCTTGCTGATCGCACACCAGCCCTTGACCCGGCATGTGCTGCAAGGGCTGAGCATCGAGCCGCAGGGGCTGATCGAGCACATGGTGAGCTATGCGCTCGGGGGGCTTCAGGCCGTGGCGGACACGGCACACGAGGCACCGAACGAATGA